In the genome of Fulvitalea axinellae, one region contains:
- a CDS encoding glycoside hydrolase family 13 protein, whose amino-acid sequence MTRVWIFFIALIVTTSCDAPQENKTAFEDPPVWAREAIWYQIFPERFANGDPTNDPQPEDMLMAWPGAAPEGWKISNWTKDWYATDEWESAYTDDFYRSVQLRRYGGDIQGIIDKLDYLEDLGITALYINPMNDAPSLHKYDARSYRHIDRNFGPNPTKDKAIAESEDPTDPDTWQFTSADQLFLNLIDKAHKKGMKVVLDYSWNHTGVSFWAWQDVLKKQKASKYASWYEIESFDNPETEENEFAYTGWAGVETLPELKKVDVVNRKHGHPYEGYIYDPVKEHIFNVSKRWMDPNGDGDTSDGVDGYRLDVADQIPMGFWRDYRKFVRSVNPDFYLIGEIWWEEWPDHLMDPRPYMQGDIFDAVMHYQWYKPARKFFAQTAEGMTASEFVQELKMTQKGIAPAMSQAMMNLTASHDSPRFSSSLYNADRPYKNGVNPRDNKGYKLEKPDARTKHLQKMLLMQQFTFIGSPQIWNGDELGMWGADDPDNRKPIIWPEMEFETEKEAPFGINKPANEVRADLELLDYYKRLIKIRKENKALSYGELNFLKTDNKNLFLGYRRTLDKEEVLVLFNRSETERSLSFPKIKGVYKDAFTGEQVTPSKTVNIARLAGRILIK is encoded by the coding sequence ATGACCCGAGTTTGGATTTTTTTTATAGCGCTAATTGTCACCACTTCATGCGACGCTCCGCAGGAAAATAAAACGGCTTTCGAAGATCCGCCCGTATGGGCCCGAGAAGCCATTTGGTATCAGATATTTCCGGAACGTTTCGCCAACGGCGATCCCACCAACGACCCGCAACCCGAAGACATGCTGATGGCGTGGCCCGGAGCAGCGCCGGAAGGTTGGAAGATCAGCAATTGGACCAAAGACTGGTACGCCACCGACGAATGGGAAAGCGCCTATACAGATGACTTTTACAGAAGCGTACAACTCCGTCGCTATGGCGGGGATATCCAGGGAATAATCGACAAGCTCGATTATCTTGAGGACTTGGGCATTACGGCCTTATACATCAACCCGATGAACGACGCTCCGTCATTGCATAAATACGACGCGAGAAGTTACCGCCACATCGACCGCAACTTTGGCCCAAACCCAACAAAGGACAAGGCCATAGCCGAAAGCGAGGACCCGACGGATCCCGACACATGGCAATTCACTTCCGCCGACCAACTGTTTCTGAATCTAATCGACAAGGCCCATAAAAAGGGGATGAAAGTCGTGTTGGACTATTCATGGAACCATACCGGTGTTTCTTTTTGGGCTTGGCAAGACGTCTTGAAAAAACAAAAGGCTTCCAAATACGCCAGTTGGTACGAAATAGAGTCGTTTGATAATCCGGAAACGGAAGAGAACGAATTCGCCTACACAGGGTGGGCCGGGGTGGAAACCCTCCCGGAACTCAAAAAAGTGGACGTAGTAAACCGTAAACACGGCCATCCGTACGAAGGGTATATCTACGATCCCGTAAAAGAGCATATTTTCAACGTATCCAAGCGCTGGATGGATCCCAACGGCGACGGAGACACATCCGACGGCGTAGACGGCTACCGCCTTGACGTAGCGGATCAAATACCAATGGGATTTTGGCGTGATTACCGCAAATTTGTCCGGAGCGTTAACCCTGATTTTTATTTGATAGGCGAGATCTGGTGGGAAGAATGGCCGGACCACCTAATGGACCCAAGGCCATATATGCAAGGCGATATTTTCGATGCCGTAATGCATTACCAATGGTACAAGCCCGCCCGGAAATTCTTTGCGCAAACAGCGGAAGGCATGACAGCAAGCGAGTTTGTTCAGGAACTAAAAATGACCCAAAAAGGCATCGCGCCGGCAATGAGCCAAGCGATGATGAACCTTACGGCCAGCCATGACTCTCCAAGGTTCTCAAGCTCTTTATATAATGCGGATCGGCCATACAAAAACGGCGTAAACCCAAGAGACAATAAGGGCTACAAACTGGAGAAACCGGACGCAAGGACCAAGCACCTCCAGAAGATGCTGTTGATGCAACAGTTCACGTTTATCGGATCGCCGCAGATTTGGAACGGTGACGAGCTGGGCATGTGGGGCGCCGACGACCCGGACAACCGTAAGCCGATCATCTGGCCGGAAATGGAATTCGAAACGGAAAAGGAGGCTCCTTTCGGTATAAACAAACCCGCTAATGAAGTACGTGCCGACTTAGAGTTATTGGATTATTATAAGCGTTTGATCAAAATCAGAAAAGAAAACAAAGCGCTCTCATACGGTGAATTGAATTTTCTCAAAACCGATAATAAGAACCTATTTCTAGGCTATCGACGGACTTTGGATAAGGAAGAAGTTCTGGTATTATTCAACAGATCAGAAACCGAACGTTCGCTTTCATTCCCTAAAATAAAAGGGGTATATAAAGACGCCTTTACCGGAGAACAGGTAACTCCGTCTAAAACAGTCAATATTGCTAGGTTAGCAGGCCGAATTTTGATCAAATAA